Proteins encoded together in one Myxococcus stipitatus window:
- a CDS encoding cyclic-phosphate processing receiver domain-containing protein, with protein sequence MRKVYLDDERPTPEGWVAARWPEEAIALLEGGGVEALSLDHDLGDDDHGTGYDVLLWLEEAVATRGFVPPRLRVHSANSSARQKMELAIQRIERFARERGV encoded by the coding sequence GTGCGGAAGGTCTACCTGGATGACGAGCGTCCCACGCCCGAGGGCTGGGTCGCGGCGCGGTGGCCCGAGGAGGCCATCGCCCTGCTCGAGGGTGGTGGGGTGGAGGCGCTGAGCCTCGACCACGACCTCGGGGACGACGACCACGGTACGGGCTACGACGTCCTGCTGTGGCTGGAGGAGGCGGTGGCGACGCGAGGCTTCGTGCCGCCGCGCCTGCGCGTCCACTCCGCGAACAGCTCCGCGCGCCAGAAGATGGAGCTGGCCATCCAGCGCATCGAGCGGTTCGCCCGGGAGCGCGGAGTCTGA
- a CDS encoding 2-oxo acid dehydrogenase subunit E2 encodes MNLDLQPAPPPGVFRKLALGTWRAPRDPSAYGTLELRMERALAFLEDWRARTGQRLTVTHLVAKAAADALRLYPEANVLMRWGRPAHRVDVGVCVLVAQPESSGRADLTTATVPRADTLSLEDFARALESRVAQVRARKDAVIERGKRRSSLVPGFLMGLVLRLLSFVWFTLNVDLRWVGMPRDPFGSVVVTSLGSLGLERGFVAMAPYTRVPLVLAPGSVRRVPVVEAGALVPGWVMTLTCTWDARLLDVTLVARVLRHIGAVLEDPEGAWPPGEGRGSPGAVG; translated from the coding sequence GTGAACCTCGACCTCCAGCCGGCACCGCCTCCCGGTGTCTTCCGCAAGCTGGCCCTGGGGACGTGGCGCGCCCCCCGGGACCCGAGCGCCTATGGGACGCTGGAGCTGCGCATGGAGCGCGCCCTCGCGTTCCTCGAGGACTGGCGCGCCCGCACGGGCCAACGCCTCACCGTCACGCACCTGGTGGCCAAGGCCGCCGCGGACGCCCTGCGCCTGTACCCCGAGGCCAACGTGCTGATGCGCTGGGGCCGGCCCGCCCACCGCGTGGACGTGGGCGTCTGTGTCCTGGTGGCGCAGCCCGAGTCCTCCGGACGCGCGGACCTGACCACCGCCACCGTGCCCCGGGCGGACACCCTGTCGCTGGAGGACTTCGCGCGGGCGCTGGAGTCGCGGGTGGCGCAGGTGCGCGCGCGCAAGGACGCGGTCATCGAGCGGGGCAAGCGCCGCTCGTCCCTCGTCCCCGGCTTCCTCATGGGCCTGGTGCTGCGCCTGTTGTCCTTCGTCTGGTTCACGCTGAACGTGGACCTGCGTTGGGTGGGGATGCCGAGGGACCCGTTCGGCTCGGTGGTGGTGACGAGCCTGGGCTCGCTCGGGCTGGAGCGGGGCTTCGTCGCGATGGCGCCCTACACGCGGGTGCCGCTGGTGCTGGCGCCGGGCTCGGTGCGGCGCGTGCCCGTGGTGGAGGCCGGCGCGCTCGTGCCCGGATGGGTGATGACGCTCACCTGCACGTGGGACGCCCGCCTGCTCGACGTGACGCTGGTGGCGCGGGTGCTGCGCCACATCGGCGCCGTCCTCGAGGACCCCGAGGGGGCCTGGCCGCCGGGGGAGGGGAGGGGCTCCCCGGGGGCTGTCGGGTGA